The proteins below come from a single Chlamydiota bacterium genomic window:
- a CDS encoding DUF4143 domain-containing protein, whose amino-acid sequence MKIQYLWEWIWKGGYPELHAKGLKPERFYADYLVTYLERDIRQIIQVKNLRDFDRFLRLCATRTGQLISYSTLASDIGISPNTIKSWIGLLEASHVIYLLEPYYENLGKRIVKTPKIYFLDTGLASFLAGFQNPIDLMKSPLQGAFFETHVLGQMIRHLQNRGKTPALYFYRDHAGCEIDFVIPQGNALKLIEAKCASILPTQIKNFQEITQRVGKERIISQIVVSTLRDFREIGPSMYLDNSIELKSIVS is encoded by the coding sequence ATGAAAATTCAATATTTATGGGAATGGATTTGGAAAGGGGGCTATCCTGAGCTTCATGCGAAAGGTCTTAAGCCTGAAAGATTTTATGCGGATTATCTTGTAACCTATCTTGAAAGAGATATCCGACAAATCATTCAAGTCAAAAACCTCAGAGATTTCGACCGTTTTCTAAGACTTTGTGCCACAAGAACTGGACAACTCATTTCTTATAGCACCCTGGCAAGCGATATCGGCATAAGCCCAAATACGATTAAGAGCTGGATAGGTCTTTTAGAGGCATCCCATGTTATTTATCTCTTAGAACCCTATTATGAGAATTTAGGTAAGAGAATTGTCAAAACACCTAAAATTTATTTTTTGGATACAGGATTGGCCTCGTTTCTGGCAGGATTTCAAAATCCTATTGATCTCATGAAAAGTCCGCTTCAAGGAGCTTTCTTTGAAACCCATGTCTTGGGACAGATGATTCGTCATCTCCAGAATAGAGGAAAAACTCCTGCCCTTTATTTTTATAGGGATCATGCAGGTTGTGAAATCGATTTTGTTATTCCACAAGGAAATGCCCTCAAGCTTATAGAAGCAAAATGCGCTTCTATTCTTCCAACCCAGATCAAAAATTTTCAGGAAATCACACAACGTGTTGGAAAGGAAAGGATCATCTCCCAAATCGTTGTCTCAACTTTACGAGACTTTAGAGAAATTGGACCCTCGATGTATTTGGATAATAGTATTGAATTGAAAAGCATTGTTTCTTGA